A DNA window from Luteolibacter luteus contains the following coding sequences:
- a CDS encoding portal protein yields MMTGEEVLKIRDQLKTLRAPMESHWDQLAEIFTPFQRINPEMPAVLDADAMFDSTPRQAAHTFANGLCSLITPREEQWFEFSPPKELEKDDEAIRWYRECSETALGYIESSNFYEEMQQALFESPVFGTCSLYCGDLDERGELCFLNQTIGTYYIAEDAKGRVNVHVRELQYTAQQAADEFGKDALPRKIAEKAGRPEGLVEKFEFVHLVCKRHDPAPRDSSEAVKRPWVDIVVACEGKSVVRRSGLNDFSFACHRFSKHANCVWGFGPGSMAKGDSRQLSFLNELADLGTEKSVFPPILAPASMEGEIAQGALEVTYFDENSAGAAGNIRALHEQGRYDILKDRLQDKKTMVQEAFFLDLFKMFSMRARDRSPLTATEANYIAGEKLTQFSPVYGRIMNEMIDVVLARVFSVLARAGKFSPAPAAVEAALEGGRIRYKNKIALAMQAKENGALTELFQVLMPVLQSFPQLGQVLFNAYKPEVLIRDLIRNSGQPERWIASLKEMQKKTEAQAQAMLAQAEAQAQPQMVRGA; encoded by the coding sequence ATGATGACGGGAGAAGAGGTGCTAAAAATCCGGGACCAGCTGAAGACGCTGCGGGCGCCGATGGAAAGCCATTGGGACCAGCTGGCGGAAATCTTCACGCCCTTCCAGCGGATCAATCCGGAGATGCCGGCGGTGCTGGATGCAGATGCGATGTTTGACAGCACGCCACGCCAGGCGGCGCATACCTTTGCCAATGGCCTGTGCTCGCTGATCACGCCGCGGGAGGAGCAGTGGTTCGAATTCTCGCCACCGAAGGAACTCGAGAAGGATGACGAGGCGATCCGCTGGTACCGGGAATGCAGCGAGACGGCGCTGGGCTACATCGAGAGCTCGAACTTCTACGAGGAGATGCAGCAGGCGCTCTTCGAGTCGCCGGTCTTCGGGACTTGCTCGCTCTACTGCGGGGACCTGGACGAGCGGGGCGAGCTGTGTTTCCTGAACCAGACGATCGGGACCTACTACATCGCGGAGGACGCGAAGGGCCGGGTAAACGTGCATGTACGGGAACTCCAGTACACGGCACAGCAGGCGGCGGATGAATTCGGCAAGGACGCGCTGCCGCGGAAGATCGCGGAGAAGGCGGGCCGGCCGGAGGGGCTGGTGGAGAAGTTCGAATTCGTCCACCTGGTGTGCAAGCGGCATGATCCGGCACCGCGGGATTCGTCCGAGGCGGTGAAGAGGCCATGGGTGGACATCGTGGTGGCCTGCGAGGGGAAATCTGTGGTGCGGCGCAGCGGGCTGAATGACTTCAGCTTCGCGTGCCACCGTTTCTCGAAGCACGCGAACTGCGTGTGGGGATTCGGCCCGGGATCGATGGCGAAGGGGGATTCGCGCCAGCTGTCTTTCCTGAATGAGCTGGCGGATCTGGGCACGGAGAAATCGGTCTTTCCTCCGATCCTGGCACCGGCCTCGATGGAAGGAGAGATCGCGCAGGGTGCGCTGGAGGTAACTTACTTCGATGAGAATTCGGCGGGCGCGGCGGGGAACATCCGGGCGCTGCATGAGCAGGGGCGCTATGATATTTTGAAGGATCGCCTGCAGGACAAGAAGACGATGGTGCAGGAGGCCTTCTTCCTGGATCTCTTCAAGATGTTCAGCATGCGCGCGCGGGATCGCTCGCCGCTGACGGCGACGGAGGCGAATTACATCGCGGGTGAGAAGCTGACGCAATTCTCCCCGGTGTATGGCCGGATCATGAATGAGATGATCGACGTGGTGCTGGCGCGGGTGTTCTCGGTGCTGGCGCGTGCGGGGAAATTCTCCCCTGCCCCGGCGGCGGTGGAAGCGGCGCTGGAGGGCGGACGGATCCGGTACAAGAACAAGATCGCGCTGGCGATGCAGGCGAAGGAGAACGGCGCGCTGACGGAGCTCTTCCAAGTGCTGATGCCGGTGCTGCAGTCCTTCCCGCAGCTGGGCCAAGTACTATTTAATGCGTACAAGCCGGAGGTGCTGATCCGGGATCTGATCCGGAACAGCGGTCAGCCGGAGCGATGGATCGCGAGCCTGAAGGAGATGCAGAAGAAGACGGAGGCGCAGGCTCAGGCGATGCTGGCGCAAGCGGAAGCTCAGGCACAGCCGCAGATGGTGAGGGGCGCTTGA